Sequence from the Deinococcus radiotolerans genome:
GGTGATGTCACCCTGCGGCACGAATTCCAGTTTCGGCCAGGGCAGCGTGGCGCGCAGCTCGGGGCGCAGCCACATGGCGCCCAGGTGCGGCGCCCAGACCTTGTACGGGCTGAACGTCACGAAGTCCGCGCCCCAGGTCTGCACGTCCGGGAAGGCATGCGGCGCGGCGTGCACGGCGTCCACGATGCTCCAAGCGCCCGCCGCGCGCACCTGCGCCGTGATCGCGGGAATGTCCGGCGTGACGCCCAACGCGTTGCTGGCCGCCGTGACCGCCACCAGCCGCGTCCGGGGAGACAGCAGCGTCGCCAGATCATCCGGGTGAAGCGTCATGTCCGGCTGCAGGGCGTGCCAGACTTTCACGGTCACGCCCTGCCGCTCCAGTTCCCGCCAGGGGCTGGCGTTGCTCTCGTGCTCCAGCCCGCTCAGGATCACCTCGTCCCCCTCACCCCACAGGCGAGCGAACGCCGCCGCGAGCCGGAAGGTCAGCGCGGTGGCGCTCTGGGCCAGGGCCACGTCCTCCGGCTGCGCGTTCATGAACAGCGCCGTCGCCTCGCGCGCCCGGACCTTCAGGGCCAGAATCTCCGCCCCCGGCCGGTGCCCCGGCATGGCATTCGTCGCGCCGTAACGCGTCAGATGCTCCGTGACCGCCTGAATCGCGCGGGTGGGAATCAGGCCCCCGGCGGCGTTGTCGAGGTACGAGCGGCCCGACTGGAGTTGCGGAAACTGGGCACGCAGGTCAGCCTGCGACGGCACGGCAGCGGTGGTCATGCGCCGAGTGTAGGCGCAAGCGGCGAGCGGAGTTCCGGGTGGCTGGACAACCGCCGGTCGGTTCGCTCGCCGCCGCCGGCACGCCGTCCTGCCCGCGCCCGCCCGTTCCCACTCCTCCCGACTCCTGAGATCGACCAGCTCTGGCGGTTCATCCTGCCGCCATTCACGCCCGTTTGATCGTTCTTTGGTGGGATGCACGCCTCATGGGTCTCGCCTATCCTGCTGGAATGAGTTTCGTGCGTAAGCCCCGGCCGTACTCGTCGGGTCTGCCGTCCGCGCCGGTATCCGCTCCGCGTGCGCCGTGGGTCCCGAAGGAGAAGGCGCCGCGTCCGGCCCGTCCGCGTGGGCCGCGTTCGTCGTGGGCGGGCGCAGTGACGGCCCTGGCGGGCCTGGGGGCGCTGCTGGTGCTGGTCGTGGGCCTGTCGGGCCTGTGGAACGCCGTGGCGCGCGACTGGCAGTTCCGTTCGGCAGCGGCGGGCGTGCTGGACGTGGTGCGCTGAGTGATTCGAATTCCGTCTGTTTCGTTGACCACCCGGAACTGCACCGAGCGGCCAACTCCACGCCCGGAATCCGAGCTGCTCCTACTCGCATCCGCTCGGATTGAACGGTTGTACAACACCGTTCAATCGGAGTTGAGATGACGCGGCAGTTCAGAAAATCGGTGCTGGGCTGGTGGAACCGCTGGCCGCGTTCGCCGTTCGTGCGGCGGCCCGAGCCGTGGACGCTGAGGCGGTCGCTGCGGGCGGCGGGAGCGGGGGTGGGCCTGCTGACGCTGGGCATGCTGGGGCTGGGCGTGGCGGGCGCGCTGAGTACCGGGGCGCTGGGGCGGGTATGGAACCTGCGCTCGGAACTGCTGCCCATCGAGGTGCAGGACCGGCGCGGTGCGCCGCTGGGCGTGATTGACCACTGCCGCGAGGGGAACGCGGTGAATGCGGTGCCGTGCCGGGAGTCGCTGAGCGTGCCGCTGACGGGCGTCAGTGAGGCGTTCCTGCTGGCGTACGTGGCGAAGGAGGACGTGCGCTTCTTCTCGCATTCGGGCGTGGATCTGGGGCGCCTGCCGCGCGCCATGCTCAGTGGTGCGGGCGGCAGCACGATCACGATGCAGCTGCTGAAGAACAGCGTGCTGGCCGGTCACTTCGATTACGACACGGACCGGCGTGGGCTGCTGCTGACCGTAACGCGCAAGGCGACGGAGTTCGTGCTGGCGCCGCTGGTGACGTGGCGCTACGGGCGGCGCGAGGTGCTAGCGATGAGCGTGAACAGCCTCCCGTGGATCGGGATCGGGCAGCGAAAGGGCGTGTACGACGCGTCCAGAGCGGTGTTCGGGGTGGAACCGGCGGACCTGACGCTGGCGCAGAGTGCGTTCCTGGTGGGGCTGCTGCCCGCGCCGGGGCGGTATCTGGTGCAGGAGGACACGCCGCCGGAGACGGCCACGGCGCGCTTCCGCTGGATGCGCACGCAGCAGCTGGTGACGCTGAACATCCTGCGTTCGCACGGGCTGATCTCGGACGGGGCGTACGCGCAGGCGGTGGCCACGCCGGTGCAGCCGAGGTTGTGGCGGGTGGAGTACGCGGGCTCGGGTGCGGACCTGAGGGTGGTGGCGGCGGCCCGCAATCCGGAGTACGCGAACGAACCGGAGCCGGTGTGGGCCATGCAGGAGCTCGTGCGGCGCGAGTTGCGGCGGGCAGGGGTGGATCCCAAGCGGGTGGGGCGGGTGGTGCTGACCATCGACGCGCAGGCGCAGGCCGCGTTGACGCAGCGGGTGCAGGGTGAGGGCGCGACCGGCCCGCGCGCGGCGGGTGTCGCCGAGGGCGCGGCGGTCGTGGACGTGCGCGGGGGCGGGATCGTGGCGCTGGCGAGCAGCACGGGCGGCAGCCTGAGCAGCGATCCGGGGCGGCAGTGGGCGGCGTCGGCGCTGCGTCCGGTGGCGAGCACCGTGAAGCCCCTGCTGTACGCGCTGGCCTTCGGGGACGGCGTGACGCAGCTGACGGCCTTCCGCGACGGCGCGACGGGGTACGCCGGGCAGGCCATCCGGAACAACTCGGGCGGTTTCCTGAACC
This genomic interval carries:
- a CDS encoding transglycosylase domain-containing protein, producing MTRQFRKSVLGWWNRWPRSPFVRRPEPWTLRRSLRAAGAGVGLLTLGMLGLGVAGALSTGALGRVWNLRSELLPIEVQDRRGAPLGVIDHCREGNAVNAVPCRESLSVPLTGVSEAFLLAYVAKEDVRFFSHSGVDLGRLPRAMLSGAGGSTITMQLLKNSVLAGHFDYDTDRRGLLLTVTRKATEFVLAPLVTWRYGRREVLAMSVNSLPWIGIGQRKGVYDASRAVFGVEPADLTLAQSAFLVGLLPAPGRYLVQEDTPPETATARFRWMRTQQLVTLNILRSHGLISDGAYAQAVATPVQPRLWRVEYAGSGADLRVVAAARNPEYANEPEPVWAMQELVRRELRRAGVDPKRVGRVVLTIDAQAQAALTQRVQGEGATGPRAAGVAEGAAVVDVRGGGIVALASSTGGSLSSDPGRQWAASALRPVASTVKPLLYALAFGDGVTQLTAFRDGATGYAGQAIRNNSGGFLNRAVTVREANARSLNTVAVQVGTPREKALRRTLEALGYRQDPQNTSSVSLGTYRAAPLDVAAAYASFANGGTRCEPHLLAEVYDRAGRPLSLPRLDCAPLWDEVVAYETFDLLTGAVTSNAGHVKFLRPTAWQRLSGKAMPLGAKSGTTDDVNDTWCAAVTPQYAMAVWIGDPDGRQSVPVNLYRDQAACREVGLLRDLPHERTSVPVPPGITTVGGVAVPLPGLNPRNPAPPAP
- a CDS encoding cysteine desulfurase-like protein; amino-acid sequence: MTTAAVPSQADLRAQFPQLQSGRSYLDNAAGGLIPTRAIQAVTEHLTRYGATNAMPGHRPGAEILALKVRAREATALFMNAQPEDVALAQSATALTFRLAAAFARLWGEGDEVILSGLEHESNASPWRELERQGVTVKVWHALQPDMTLHPDDLATLLSPRTRLVAVTAASNALGVTPDIPAITAQVRAAGAWSIVDAVHAAPHAFPDVQTWGADFVTFSPYKVWAPHLGAMWLRPELRATLPWPKLEFVPQGDITGMEHGTPQFELLAGWLGTLDYLRELGGHPELTRAALEAASQRIHELEAPVMARLVEGLLTHDLVTVYGPQGTQGRVGTVAFRVAGESPEQTALRLTAAGVDVAAGHFYAVQPLRDLGLYPQGVVRTSIAHYTTLDDIERMLAALG